Proteins encoded together in one Oreochromis aureus strain Israel breed Guangdong linkage group 23, ZZ_aureus, whole genome shotgun sequence window:
- the LOC120436338 gene encoding uncharacterized protein LOC120436338 has translation MSVRSREEAQQLESLLQLLGFQLLLTGELHRKSCWSVGRVLKLCGSKVDLILTPSKMSARGAALLFRHATQLHSLRLSIDMSLLLFQWVRRGRVVCPLAVEELSLLPKKARPSQRVMLRAVSSLASLLRYWTVGRLDLTETCIPAQGLITLLLHDGPLTVKLSEESFQQVLCLLHEIQDKDLTLSFLSKVGGDLTSCCLNWELLHYLLQQSSAQTITVNLRKNLFLQEETTRLLPFLDRIVFKRPSPSFVLSSIRELYRAHDSHAVPSLLRSFGHVINLSCRELDSVDCAALIFILKHGDGVKLNLLWTSIPAEGVESILFMLDKVSHLSVDRNQLLRFIHCCAACDVQQEAASGLLRTLQHSLDLSCSSCVELPEEDQPEPLSLTADDCRAVSTIMTHSSRDTQLDLRDCEVEDSVLDLLFPVLHRVRLRVSKTVLLQLLSLVPVNSERDTVRRAVSLCRALGGELDLSHSTLDQRACGALVQMLDSCEGLTELDLSHCQLTDQLLLPLITRLHKVQVLDLSHNQITDASTDVLLQLLSINPSIDCVRLYSNNIVHRAAFKEHKQFEIW, from the exons ATGTCTGTAAGATCCAGAGAGGAGGCCCAGCAGCTGGAGtctctgctgcagctcctgggGTTCCAGCTGCTGTTAACAGGAGAGTTACACAGGAAAAGCTGCTGGTCTGTGGGGAGAGTTCTCAAACTGTGTGGCTCTAAAGTGGATCTCATCCTCACACCCAGCAAGATGTCTGCCAGAGGAGCCGCTCTCCTCTTTAGACACGCAACACAACTACACAGTCTGAG GCTTTCCATCGACATGTCCTTGCTCCTGTTTCAGTGGGTAAGAAGAGGCAGAGTGGTCTGTCCGCTGGCTGTTGAAGAGCTTTCTCTTCTGCCTAAGAAAGCCCGACCATCACAGAGAGTAATGTTGAGGGCTGTCAGTAGTTTGGCTTCCCTGCTGAGATACTGGACAGTCGGACGGTTAGACCTGACTGAGACCTGCATCCCTGCTCAGGGTCTCATTACACTGCTGCTCCATGATGGTCCTCTAACAGTCAA ACTGAGTGAAGAGAGCTTCCAGCAGGTTCTGTGTCTCCTCCATGAAATCCAGGACAAGGACTTGACGTTGTCCTTCTTGAGTAAGGTTGGTGGAGACCTGACCTCCTGCTGTCTGAACTGGGAGCTTCTTCACTATCTGCTGCAGCAGTCGTCAGCTCAGACCATCACTGTGAACCTGAGGAAGAACCTCTTCTTACAGGAGGAAACCACACGTCTGCTTCCCTTTCTGGACAGGATTGTGTTTAAAAG gCCCAGTCCCAGCTTTGTGCTGAGCTCCATCAGAGAGCTCTACAGAGCTCATGACAGTCACGCTGTACCCAGTTTACTGAGGTCATTTGGTCATGTGATCAACCTGAGCTGCAGAGAGCTGGACTCAGtggactgtgctgctctgatcTTCATCCTCAAACACGGAGACGGAGTCAAACTGAACCTCCTGTGGACCTCCATACCAGCAGAGGGAGTAGAGTCCATCCTCTTCATGCTGGACAAAGTTTCTCATCTCAG TGTTGACAGGAATCAGCTGCTGAGGTTCATCCACTGCTGTGCTGCCTGTGACGTCCAGCAGGAGGCAGCGTCAGGCCTGCTGAGGACTCTGCAGCACAGCTTGGATCTGTCCTGCTCCTCCTGTGTGGAGCTACCAGAGGAGGATCAGCCTGAGCCTCTGAGTCTGACTGCTGATGACTGCAGGGCCGTCTCCACCATCATGACACACAGCAGCCGGGACACACAGCTCGACCTGCGAGACTGTGAGGTGGAGGACAGCGTGCTGGACCTGCTGTTTCCTGTCCTCCACAGGGTCCGCCTGAG AGTCAGTAAAActgtcctcctccagctgctgtcTCTGGTTCCTGTGAACAGTGAGAGGGACACAGTGAGGCGGGCGGTGTCCCTGTGTAGAGCCCTGGGTGGAGAGCTGGATCTCAGTCACAGCACGCTGGATCAGAGGGCCTGTGGGGCTTTGGTCCAGATGCTGGACTCGTGTGAAGGGCTGACAGAGCTGGACCTCAGTCACTGTCAGCTCACTGACCAGCTGCTGCTCCCTCTCATCACACGTCTGCACAAAGTCCAAGTCCTGGA tCTGAGTCACAATCAGATCACTGATGCTTCGACTGATGTGTTACTGCAGCTGCTCTCCATCAACCCCTCCATCGACTGTGTGCG ACTCTACAGCAACAACATCGTGCACAGAGCAGCCTTCAAGGAACACAAGCAGTTTGAGATCTGGTGA